The Orcinus orca chromosome 4, mOrcOrc1.1, whole genome shotgun sequence genome includes a region encoding these proteins:
- the ENAM gene encoding enamelin — MFEQDFEKPKEKDPPKTESPATDPSVNSTVPETNSTQSNAPNPRGSQGGNDTSPTGNSVQGSNTVSNPTAQNSPAVNVSGQGVPRSQTPRGPSQTNIHENYPNPNIRSFPAGRQWRPTGTATGHKRNGPFYRNQQIQRGPRWNSFVLEGKQAVRPGYPIYRRAYASTARGNSPNYAGNPANFRRKPEGPNKHPVGTNVAPLGPKHGTVGHNENIQNPREKPVSQKEGIVIPTRDPSGPWRNSQDYGVNKSNYKLPHPEDNMLVPNFNSIGQRENSYYLRGDSRRAPNSNGQTQSQNLLKGIILEPRRIPYESEINQPELKHSIYQPVYPEGFPSPAREHFNAGRNTWNQQEISPPFKEDPGRHEEHLPHPSHGSGGRVYYPDYNPYDPRENSPYLRSNTWAERDDSPNTMRQPENPHYPMNTPDPKKTIPYNEEDPIEPTGDESFPGQSRWSVAESSFKGDPTVRHYEGEQYTSNQPKEYLPYSLDINPSKPRKDFPYGEFYPWSPDENFPSYNTAPTEPRPVESRGYYANNAVGQEESTMFPSWNSWDHRIQAQEQKERKPYFNRNFWDQPTNLHKAPASSPYQKENKPYSSDSPAGLQKNPIWHEGENLNYGMQTTRLNSPEREHLVFPDLIPPSYPAVQKGAHLFHLSQRGPCCAGGSTGPKDNPLALQDYTPSFGLALGENQDTSPVYIEDSQTTHVRHTISPTSILAGQRNSSEKRLPGESQNPSPFRDDMSTLKRNTPRSINQLGQRGIMPFPETSSLQSKNTPCLKSDLGGKGNILEQIFEGNQLNERTVDLTPEQLVIGTPDEGPKPEGIPSEVQGNEGERQQRPSSILQLPCFGSKLTKYHTSSTGTPSSIGRQGSFDGDPITPTEIPNSLAELATRAQFQNINVDPLNVDEHTLFDSLQVGTNPQDQVQDCLLLQA, encoded by the coding sequence ATGTTTGAACAAGATTttgaaaaaccaaaagaaaaagatccTCCTAAAACAGAGAGTCCAGCCACTGATCCTTCGGTTAATTCAACAGTTCCTGAAACTAATTCTACCCAGTCAAATGCACCGAATCCCAGAGGGAGTCAGGGTGGAAATGACACCAGCCCAACAGGAAACAGTGTCCAGGGGTCTAACACTGTGAGCAATCCTACAGCTCAAAACAGCCCTGCAGTAAATGTTTCAGGCCAGGGAGTTCCAAGAAGTCAAACCCCACGGGGACCAAGTCAGACAAATATTCATGAAAATTATCCAAATCCTAACATCCGTAGTTTTCCTGCAGGAAGACAATGGCGACCTACTGGCACCGCTACGGGGCACAAACGTAATGGGCCTTTTTACCGAAATCAACAAATTCAAAGGGGTCCCCGGTGGAACTCCTTTGTTTTGGAAGGCAAACAAGCAGTTCGTCCAGGATATCCAATATACCGCAGAGCTtatgcttccactgcaagagGCAACTCTCCCAATTATGCAGGAAATCCAGCAAATTTCAGAAGAAAGCCTGAAGGGCCAAATAAACACCCTGTGGGAACCAATGTTGCCCCTCTGGGTCCCAAACATGGTACTGTTGGCCACAATGAAAACATCCAAAATCCAAGAGAGAAGCCAGTAAGTCAAAAAGAAGGAATAGTCATTCCTACAAGGGATCCAAGTGGCCCCTGGAGAAACTCTCAAGACTATGGAGTTAATAAATCAAACTATAAACTGCCTCACCCTGAGGACAACATGCTAGTCCCAAATTTTAATTCTATTGGTCAACGTGAAAACTCTTATTACCTGAGAGGAGATTCCAGAAGAGCTCCAAATTCTAATGGACAAACCCAAAGCCAGAATTTGCTCAAAGGGATTATTTTAGAGCCAAGAAGAATTCCATATGAGTCAGAAATTAATCAGCCAGAATTAAAGCACAGTATATATCAGCCTGTGTACCCTGAGGGATTTCCTTCCCCTGCAAGGGAACATTTTAATGCTGGAAGAAATACTTGGAACCAACAAGAAATCTCTCCACCTTTTAAGGAAGATCCTGGAAGGCATGAAGAACACTTACCTCATCCTTCCCATGGCTCTGGAGGACGTGTTTATTACCCTGACTATAACCCCTATGATCCCAGGGAAAACTCACCATACCTTAGAAGTAATACATGGGCTGAAAGAGATGATTCTCCCAATACAATGAGGCAACCTGAAAATCCACACTATCCCATGAATACTCCAGACCCAAAAAAGACAATCCCTTATAATGAAGAAGACCCAATAGAGCCAACTGGAGATGAATCTTTTCCAGGACAAAGTAGATGGAGTGTGGCGGAGTCAAGCTTTAAAGGAGACCCAACAGTTAGGCACTATGAAGGCGAGCAATATACCTCAAATCAACCTAAGGAATACCTTCCCTATTCCTTAGATATTAATCCATCAAAACCCAGGAAGGATTTCCCTTATGGTGAATTTTACCCCTGGAGCCCAGATGAGAATTTCCCATCATATAATACAGCTCCCACTGAACCGCGGCcagtggagagcaggggctattATGCTAATAATGCCGTTGGACAAGAAGAAAGCACTATGTTTCCTTCTTGGAATTCCTGGGACCACAGGATTCAAGCCcaagagcagaaagaaagaaagccataTTTTAACAGAAATTTCTGGGATCAGCCAACAAATTTACACAAAGCCCCTGCTAGTTCACCATACCAGAAGGAGAACAAGCCTTATTCCAGTGACTCCCCAGCTGGGCTTCAGAAAAATCCAATATGGCATGAAGGTGAGAATTTGAATTATGGCATGCAGACCACTAGGTTAAATTCACCAGAAAGAGAACACTTGGTTTTCCCAGACTTAATTCCTCCAAGTTACCCAGCAGTTCAAAAAGGAGCACATTTATTTCACCTAAGCCAGAGAGGCCCTTGCTGTGCTGGTGGCTCCACAGGGCCCAAGGACAATCCACTTGCTCTACAAGACTACACTCCATCTTTTGGTCTTGCACTAGGGGAGAACCAAGACACCAGCCCTGTGTATATAGAAGACAGTCAAACTACGCATGTAAGACATACTATCTCCCCGACAAGCATCCTAGCTGGCCAAAGAAACAGCTCAGAGAAAAGACTGCCTGGAGAAAGTCAAAACCCAAGTCCTTTCAGAGATGACATGTCCACTCTGAAGAGGAACACACCACGTTCTATAAATCAGTTGGGCCAAAGGGGAATTATGCCCTTTCCCGAAACCAGTTCCCTTCAATCAAAGAATACACCTTGCCTCAAAAGTGATCTTggaggaaaaggaaacattttggaACAAATATTTGAAGGCAACCAGCTCAATGAAAGAACTGTTGATCTTACTCCTGAGCAGCTTGTTATTGGTACACCTGATGAAGGTCCCAAGCCAGAAGGAATTCCAAGTGAAGTGCAGGGAAATGAGGGTGAAAGGCAGCAGAGACCATCTAGCATCCTACAGTTACCATGTTTTGGCTCCAAATTAACAAAGTATCACACCTCCAGCACTGGAACTCCATCTAGCATTGGAAGGCAAGGCTCATTTGATGGGGATCCAATTACGCCTACTGAAATTCCTAACTCACTGGCTGAGTTAGCTACCAGGGCACAGTTTCAGAATATAAATGTAGACCCACTTAATGTAGATGAACACACTCTATTTGATTCTCTTCAAGTAGGGACCAATCCACAGGACCAGGTGCAAGACTGCTTACTACTTCAGGCCTAG